Proteins encoded by one window of Lathyrus oleraceus cultivar Zhongwan6 chromosome 1, CAAS_Psat_ZW6_1.0, whole genome shotgun sequence:
- the LOC127103778 gene encoding uncharacterized protein LOC127103778 — translation MENFLRSKEYWELIESGYVEPASGVVPTEAQRKKNDEMKLKDLKIKNYPFQAIDRTVLNTILKKDTSKNIWDAMKKKFEGNARVKRSYLQALRREFETLEMRSSEESKDIDDLSIDELQSLLIVHEQKFQRHSGEEQALKVTYEVGRGRGRVECPCNNEANYAKFDEEAEMLLMSYVDLFEAKRQDAWFLDSGCSNHMCGDRTMFNELDEKFRHSVKLGNNPKMDVMGKGSVKLLLNGMNLVVSEVYYIPKLKNNFLSIGQLQEKELAILIKGGSCKIFHPEKGLIIQTNMSVNIMFILLPQTQSSSQAQSDQCFHTKAQELSHLWH, via the exons ATGGAAAATTTCCTCAGATCAAAGGAATATTGGGAACTAATCGAGTCTGGCTATGTTGAGCCAGCAAGTGGAGTGGTACCGACAGAAGCACAACGAAAGAAGAACGATGAGATGAAGTTGAAGGATCTCAAAATAAAAAACTATCCCTTTCAGGCGATTGATCGAACTGTGCTCAACACCATCCTTAAGAAGGATACTTCTAAAAATATATGGGATGCTATGAAGAAAAAGTTTGAAGGAAATGCAAGGGTCAAAAGATCTTATCTTCAAGCTCTCCGTAGAGAATTTGAAACTCTTGAGATGAGATCTAGTGAAG AGTCAAAGGACATCGATGATCTTTCTATCGATGAGTTACAAAGCTTATTAATAGTGCATGAACAGAAGTTCCAAAGACATAGTGGCGAAGAACAAGCCTTGAAAGTTACATATGAAGTAGGAAGAGGCCGTGGCCGAGTTG AATGCCCTTGCAACAATGAAGCTAATTATGCAAAATTTGATGAAGAAGCAGAAATGCTTTTGATGTCTTATGTGGATCTGTTTGAAGCTAAAAGACAAGATGCATGGTTCCTTGATTCAGGATGTTCTAATCATATGTGCGGTGATCGAACTATGTTCAACGAACTTGATGAAAAATTTCGACATTCTGTAAAATTGGGAAACAACCCTAAGATGGATGTGATGGGAAAAGGAAGTGTGAAATTGCTTCTAAATGGAATGAATCTTGTTGTTAGTGAAGTATACTATATTCCAAAATTGAAAAATAATTTCTTAAGTATAGGACAGTTGCAAGAAAAGGAGTTGGCAATTTTGATAAAGGGAGGAAGTTGCAAGATATTTCATCCAGAGAAGGGTTTGATTATTCAAACCAACATGAGTGTCAATATAATGTTTATCTTGCTACCCCAAACTCAATCCTCTTCACAAGCACAATCTGATCAGTGCTTTCACACTAAAGCTCAAGAATTGTCGCATCTCTGGCACTGA